Proteins from a genomic interval of Oncorhynchus nerka isolate Pitt River linkage group LG13, Oner_Uvic_2.0, whole genome shotgun sequence:
- the rfc5 gene encoding replication factor C subunit 5 has product MASIGKIPLQSRNLPWVEKYRPQTLDDLISHKDILSTIQKFISEDRLPHLLFYGPPGTGKTSTVLASAKQLYKEKEFNAMVLELNASDDRGIDVVRGPILSFASTRTIFKKGFKLVILDEADAMTRDAQNALRRVIEKYTENTRFCLICNYLSKIIPALQSRCTRFRFGPLSQDQMIPRLEFVIQQESIDVTPDGMKAIVTLSSGDMRRSLNILQSTSMAYGKVTEDNVYTCTGHPLRSDIANILDWSLNKDFTSAYNQILQLKTLKGLALHDILTEVHLLIHRVDFPPAIRMGLLIKLADIEYRLASGTSEKIQLSSMVAAFQTVRDIVVNEAA; this is encoded by the exons ATGGCATCGATTGGCAAGATACCGTTGCAGTCAAGAAATTTGCCGTG GGTTGAGAAATACAGGCCACAGACCCTAGATGACTTGATTTCTCACAAGGACATATTAAGCACCA TCCAGAAATTTATCAGTGAGGACAGGCTGCCACATCTCTTGTTCTATGGACCCCCAGGCACAGGGAAAACATCTACTGTTCTCGCCTCTGCCAAGCAGCTCTACAAGGAGAAGGAGTTCAACGCTATGGTCCTGGAG CTTAATGCGTCAGACGACAGAGGTATCGATGTTGTACGAGGACCCATCCTGAGTTTTGCCAGCACCAGGACCATATTCAA GAAGGGTTTCAAGTTGGTGATACTGGATGAGGCTGATGCCATGACCCGGGATGCCCAGAATGCATTGCGGCGAG TCATTGAGAAGTACACAGAAAACACCAGGTTCTGTTTGATTTGTAACTACCTGTCTAAGATCATCCCAGCCCTGCAGTCTCGCTGCACCAGGTTCCGCTTCGGACCCCTGTCTCAGGACCAGATGATACCCAGGCTGGAGTTTGTTATCCagcaggagag CATTGATGTAACTCCAGATGGAATGAAAGCTATTGTGACTCTGTCATCAGGAGACATGAGAAGATCCCTCAACATACTGCAG AGCACCAGCATGGCGTATGGGAAGGTCACCGAGGATAATGTGTACACCTGCACTGGTCACCCACTACGATCCGATATCGCCAACATCCTGGACTGGTCGCTAAACAAGGACTTCACTTCCGCTTACAACC AGATTCTCCAGCTGAAGACGCTGAAAGGCCTAGCCCTGCATGACATCCTGACTGAGGTCCACCTACTGATCCACAGAG TGGACTTCCCTCCTGCCATTCGGATGGGCTTGCTTATCAAGTTGGCAGACATTGA GTACCGGCTGGCCTCTGGAACTAGTGAGAAGATCCAATTGAGTTCGATGGTGGCGGCTTTCCAGACAGTGAGAGACATCGTGGTCAATGAGGCCGCCTAG
- the LOC115117084 gene encoding uncharacterized protein LOC115117084, with the protein MSDEGKLFVGGLSFDTTEQSLAEAFSKYGNISKCDVIMDRETGRPRGFGFVKYDNPEDAKDAMDAMNGQSLDGRTIRVNEAGQGGGGGRGGGGGYRGSRGGGGYGGGGGYGGGERSYGGGGGGRSYGGEDRGYGGGGGGGYRSGGGRGGYSSGGGYRDNQ; encoded by the coding sequence ATGTCCGACGAAGGAAAACTTTTCGTCGGTGGCCTGAGCTTCGACACCACAGAGCAATCTCTTGCAGAAGCGTTCTCAAAGTATGGAAATATCTCTaaatgtgatgtcatcatggacaGAGAAACAGGAAGGCCTCGTGGATTCGGCTTCGTAAAGTACGACAATCCCGAGGATGCGAAGGACGCTATGGATGCAATGAACGGCCAGTCTCTCGACGGCAGAACCATCCGTGTGAACGAGGCAGGCCAGGGCGGCGGTGGAGGTCGTGGAGGTGGCGGTGGATACAGAGGTTCCCGAGGTGGTGGTGGATACGGCGGTGGAGGTGGATATGGTGGAGGCGAGAGGAGTTACGGTGGTGGCGGAGGAGGCCGCAGCTATGGCGGAGAAGACCGAGGATacggaggtggtggaggtggaggataCAGGAGCGGTGGAGGCCGAGGCGGGTACTCCTCTGGTGGCGGATACAGGGACAATCAATAG